Proteins encoded by one window of Bacteroidales bacterium:
- a CDS encoding methionine adenosyltransferase — MGYLFTSESVSEGHPDKVADQISDALLDEFLRFDPDSKVACETLVTTGLVVCSGEVRTNGYVDIQKVVRETIEKIGYTQAEYRFDNNSCGVISTIHEQSDDIFQGVDNKNPEEQGAGDQGMMFGYANNEMDNYMPLAIELSHILLQELAAIRKEGKKMKYLRPDSKSQVTVEYSDNNVPLRIDTIVVSTQHDEFVLAKGTTDKDYKAAEKAMQDKIREDVLNILIPRVKRTLPPRIKKLFKNDFKLFVNPTGKFVIGGPHGDTGLTGRKIIVDTYGGKGAHGGGAFSGKDSSKVDRSAAYAARHIAKNLVAAGVADEVLVQVAYAIGIAEPVGVFVNTYRTGKVKGKDGKKLADGQIAERVKKIFDLRPYAIVQRFGLKNPIFGRTASYGHFGRDHYMAEVEVYNKNGATRTAKVNGADRYYKEVQFFGWEKLDAVEMIKKEFGL; from the coding sequence ATGGGATACTTATTCACCTCTGAAAGTGTTTCGGAAGGACACCCTGATAAAGTTGCGGATCAGATATCTGATGCCCTGCTTGATGAATTTTTACGCTTTGACCCGGATTCAAAAGTTGCATGTGAAACCCTGGTTACTACCGGCCTTGTTGTGTGTAGCGGTGAAGTCAGGACTAATGGCTATGTTGATATTCAAAAAGTAGTTCGTGAAACGATCGAAAAAATCGGTTACACACAAGCTGAATATCGTTTTGATAATAATTCCTGCGGTGTAATTTCCACCATCCATGAGCAGTCGGATGATATTTTCCAGGGTGTTGACAATAAGAATCCTGAAGAACAGGGTGCCGGTGACCAGGGAATGATGTTTGGCTATGCCAACAATGAAATGGATAATTATATGCCACTGGCGATTGAATTATCCCATATCCTTTTACAGGAGCTCGCCGCCATCCGCAAGGAAGGTAAAAAGATGAAATACCTCAGGCCCGACAGCAAATCGCAGGTTACTGTAGAGTACAGTGATAACAATGTTCCCTTAAGGATTGATACCATTGTTGTATCAACACAGCATGATGAATTTGTGCTGGCAAAAGGAACCACTGATAAGGATTACAAAGCTGCTGAAAAGGCCATGCAGGATAAGATTCGTGAAGATGTTCTGAATATTCTTATTCCAAGGGTAAAAAGGACACTTCCACCCAGAATCAAGAAATTATTCAAAAATGACTTCAAATTATTTGTCAACCCGACAGGTAAATTTGTCATTGGTGGCCCCCATGGAGATACAGGCTTAACCGGGCGTAAGATTATTGTAGATACTTATGGTGGAAAAGGTGCCCACGGTGGTGGTGCTTTCTCAGGAAAAGACTCTTCAAAGGTTGACCGGTCAGCTGCTTATGCAGCCCGTCATATTGCCAAGAACCTTGTTGCTGCAGGTGTGGCCGATGAAGTCCTTGTGCAGGTTGCCTATGCCATTGGCATTGCAGAACCGGTAGGAGTATTCGTAAATACCTATAGAACCGGTAAGGTTAAAGGTAAAGATGGAAAGAAACTTGCCGATGGACAAATTGCAGAAAGAGTAAAGAAGATTTTTGACCTCCGCCCCTATGCTATTGTACAACGTTTCGGACTTAAGAACCCGATTTTTGGAAGAACCGCCTCGTATGGCCATTTTGGCCGCGATCATTATATGGCTGAAGTTGAAGTTTATAATAAGAATGGCGCCACCCGCACCGCTAAAGTAAACGGTGCTGATCGTTATTATAAAGAAGTGCAATTCTTTGGTTGGGAGAAACTTGATGCAGTGGAAATGATTAAGAAAGAATTCGGACTTTAA
- a CDS encoding T9SS type A sorting domain-containing protein has translation MKTGILQVAIFFFCMFWFLIPKASGQELLLLDVNDGNRVVNDGVINVSTTDLSTLELSAHLKIVNQTDKALAVFMRKIIHFQVDSTSNYFCLNPRCWPNADSTDIADSIASGATDSTFVTHYDHFFVYEKPIPPGLTSITYLFYDYTTLDHPVEAQVTMNYWVSGVGVDEWKPSSLYLFPIPAAQKVLIGSRRSTSPNIQRVSLIDSFGRHFTPKMVMAGEGRVELDVSNMPAGVYFLHAITNKHEVLTSKLLIQH, from the coding sequence ATGAAAACAGGAATCCTGCAAGTTGCCATTTTCTTTTTCTGTATGTTCTGGTTTTTAATTCCTAAGGCATCAGGACAGGAACTGCTTTTGCTGGATGTTAATGATGGAAATCGTGTGGTAAATGATGGGGTTATCAATGTTTCAACCACCGACCTATCCACGCTGGAGCTTTCGGCCCATCTCAAAATAGTTAATCAGACCGATAAGGCTTTGGCAGTTTTTATGAGAAAAATCATTCATTTCCAGGTGGATAGTACCTCTAATTATTTCTGCCTGAACCCCAGGTGCTGGCCTAATGCTGATTCTACTGACATTGCTGACTCCATTGCTTCCGGAGCCACCGACAGCACTTTTGTTACTCATTATGATCATTTTTTTGTGTATGAAAAGCCGATACCTCCGGGTTTGACATCTATAACCTATCTTTTCTACGATTATACCACTCTCGACCATCCTGTAGAAGCTCAGGTTACAATGAATTATTGGGTTAGTGGTGTTGGTGTAGATGAATGGAAGCCTTCTTCCCTTTACCTTTTCCCTATTCCTGCGGCTCAGAAGGTCTTGATAGGGTCCAGGCGTTCAACTTCACCCAATATTCAAAGAGTATCATTGATAGACTCCTTCGGCAGACACTTCACTCCAAAAATGGTGATGGCAGGTGAAGGGAGAGTTGAACTTGATGTCTCCAATATGCCAGCGGGAGTGTACTTTTTGCACGCAATAACCAATAAACATGAAGTCTTAACAAGCAAACTTCTGATTCAGCATTGA
- a CDS encoding T9SS type A sorting domain-containing protein, whose translation MKHLLLTLLSLVILSAITAQPALQIFDQFDNDVTGKTITVYSNNPLVDLMESHLKVYNSGDTDLNVFVRRINNTAATNSSNAFCFGINCYPPTTDTSQVETPIQVGIMNTTFIGDYYPSQARGISSVTYEFYDNTTTANKVAASVTILYAVSDVIDILDEEGHIVNNSTIVVSSNDTSMAAYFDAKVKVRNNSSSDLFMYARRIQNSVVPGTTNTFCYGVCYPPFIDTSFVVVTIPGGGIDSNFVADYTPAGNAGATSLSYEFYDNYTLGEPTAASFTVIFNLSGVGMPENKGLSFSEPTPNPAASFTVFNFDLPASVRSAYLSIRSISGSEVEQIMLDRESGKAIVHTAALPAGLYLYSLVTDGKVNFTKKLLVRH comes from the coding sequence ATGAAACATCTCTTACTCACTTTACTTTCCCTCGTCATACTGAGTGCTATTACTGCACAACCTGCACTGCAGATCTTTGACCAATTCGATAATGATGTTACCGGGAAAACCATCACAGTATATTCCAATAATCCCCTGGTTGACCTCATGGAGAGCCACCTCAAGGTTTACAATTCCGGAGATACAGACCTTAATGTTTTTGTCCGCAGGATCAACAATACAGCTGCAACCAATTCTTCCAATGCATTCTGCTTTGGGATTAACTGCTATCCTCCAACCACCGACACTTCTCAGGTCGAAACTCCTATCCAGGTGGGTATTATGAATACAACATTTATCGGGGACTACTATCCTAGCCAGGCAAGAGGTATTTCTTCAGTTACTTACGAGTTTTACGATAATACAACTACTGCCAATAAAGTAGCGGCTTCTGTTACTATTTTATATGCTGTATCCGATGTAATTGATATCCTTGATGAAGAAGGACATATCGTGAATAACTCCACCATCGTGGTTTCCAGTAACGATACCAGCATGGCAGCTTACTTTGATGCAAAGGTTAAAGTGAGAAACAACTCCAGCTCCGACCTGTTCATGTATGCCAGGCGTATCCAGAATTCAGTTGTTCCCGGAACCACAAATACTTTCTGCTATGGTGTTTGTTATCCTCCCTTTATCGATACATCATTCGTAGTGGTAACCATCCCCGGTGGAGGTATCGACAGCAATTTTGTTGCCGATTATACCCCGGCAGGAAATGCAGGAGCCACTTCTCTATCCTATGAATTTTATGATAACTATACGTTGGGAGAACCCACCGCCGCAAGCTTTACTGTTATCTTCAACCTTAGTGGGGTGGGAATGCCAGAAAATAAAGGCCTGTCCTTCAGCGAGCCTACTCCTAATCCGGCTGCCTCTTTTACTGTTTTCAATTTCGATCTGCCTGCTTCAGTTAGATCGGCTTACCTAAGCATCAGGAGTATTTCAGGTTCTGAAGTCGAACAAATCATGCTCGACAGGGAATCAGGAAAAGCCATTGTGCACACAGCCGCACTGCCTGCCGGACTATACCTGTATTCACTGGTGACCGATGGTAAGGTAAACTTTACAAAGAAACTCCTGGTTCGTCATTAA
- a CDS encoding T9SS type A sorting domain-containing protein has translation MYLVNPTENQGRIGFYGFNFVPSCVMDGATVTGGSYAGAPANVTQTMINNEYAVPAPFELYINHSLSPASDSIYVTMLGKCTQAVSGQLVAHLVVLEKHIHYNTAPGSNGEKEFYNVMRKMLPTHNGTTLSSSYAAGDYFIIQQAWKLASITSMSELSVTGFVQNKQTKTVHQSALTSPTPITGVYANDVEVSTLIGMLPTYCVSSLSPTVKIRNNGTEPLTSLTFHYMVNNGTPATHQWTGNLDFLETATVQLPAFNFSLANSNVLTVYTDGTNSVGDNYAKNDTIRQNFNAAMQTGSTITLNIKTDNYPEETTWIISDNLGNTLASGGPYTQATHVYTESIPLGFGTCYQFTIYDAGGNGVCCGTASGFGYYQLKSGSMTIRTGTDFGSQESTQFYSPSGVGMVENLNPFTLSVYPNPVSGLATLKFENAKPEIIEINVFNLQGSVARKFQAQEYPAGKNEIMLDCTNLVPGIYNIQLKAGDRLFNQKLTVK, from the coding sequence ATGTACCTGGTTAATCCTACAGAAAACCAAGGCAGAATAGGATTTTATGGATTTAACTTTGTTCCTTCCTGTGTTATGGATGGAGCAACAGTTACCGGAGGCAGTTATGCAGGAGCCCCGGCAAATGTTACACAGACCATGATCAACAATGAATATGCAGTTCCGGCCCCTTTTGAACTATATATTAATCATAGTCTTTCACCTGCCAGTGACTCCATTTATGTAACCATGCTGGGTAAATGTACTCAGGCAGTCAGCGGACAATTGGTAGCCCACCTGGTGGTTCTGGAAAAGCATATTCATTATAATACTGCACCAGGTTCCAATGGTGAGAAAGAATTCTATAATGTGATGCGTAAAATGCTTCCTACACATAACGGAACCACACTTTCCTCCTCTTATGCCGCCGGTGATTATTTTATCATTCAACAGGCATGGAAACTGGCAAGTATTACATCAATGAGTGAACTCAGCGTTACCGGTTTTGTTCAGAACAAACAAACCAAAACGGTGCATCAGTCTGCCCTCACTTCCCCAACTCCCATTACAGGAGTGTATGCCAATGATGTGGAAGTATCTACTTTGATTGGAATGCTTCCTACCTATTGTGTAAGCAGCTTATCCCCCACTGTTAAGATCAGGAATAATGGAACAGAGCCCCTAACCTCTCTTACTTTCCATTACATGGTGAATAATGGCACACCTGCAACCCATCAATGGACCGGTAACCTTGATTTCCTTGAAACTGCAACTGTCCAGTTGCCTGCTTTCAATTTCAGCCTTGCTAATTCGAATGTACTGACTGTGTATACTGACGGGACCAATTCTGTTGGAGATAACTACGCAAAAAACGACACGATCCGTCAAAACTTCAATGCTGCTATGCAAACCGGTTCAACCATAACCTTGAACATTAAAACCGACAATTACCCGGAAGAGACTACCTGGATTATTTCAGATAACCTCGGCAATACACTTGCATCAGGGGGACCTTACACACAAGCAACACATGTTTATACAGAAAGTATTCCTCTTGGCTTTGGGACCTGCTACCAGTTTACCATTTACGATGCCGGAGGAAATGGTGTTTGCTGCGGAACAGCCAGTGGTTTTGGTTACTACCAGTTGAAAAGTGGAAGTATGACTATAAGAACAGGAACTGATTTTGGAAGCCAGGAAAGCACTCAATTCTATTCCCCTTCGGGTGTAGGAATGGTTGAAAACCTTAACCCTTTCACCCTTTCAGTTTACCCTAACCCTGTTTCAGGATTAGCTACCTTAAAATTTGAAAATGCCAAACCTGAGATAATTGAGATAAATGTATTCAACCTCCAGGGTAGTGTTGCCAGGAAATTCCAGGCTCAGGAATACCCAGCCGGAAAGAATGAAATAATGCTGGATTGCACTAACCTGGTTCCAGGCATTTATAACATTCAGCTGAAAGCCGGAGACCGCTTATTCAATCAGAAACTGACTGTAAAATAA
- a CDS encoding T9SS type A sorting domain-containing protein codes for MKRVILLTIVVIFGLASGISQSCLPEGISFSTQAQIDGFHIDYPGCTQIEGDVTISGSDIENLDGLNVLISVNGNLKIKSNIILSELSGLQNLEYLGGDLRIEQNNVLENLQGLNNLVNINGDLIIGDIELGPYPYSTGNPLLTSLTGLNNLASIEGSLKLCGNYSLTSLSGLENLTYISENLQVGGIEFVYGFTFGNPLLLNLQGLTRLSAIGGGLFIAGNSNLANLSGLDSLTSVSQNCWFDWNESLATLQGINQLGSIGGSLFIRWNNALKNISSLENIATHSIQDLEIRYNDSLAECNIKSICEYLASPGAVVTIDYNANGCNSPDEVEEACESMGLKPLLYNWHLAVGFFPNPFCNSITMEYELVKCARTHLIVYDFLGKEMATLVNGLQPKGQHLLQWDATNLPEGIYFYHLQVEDQILTGKLVKFQAMH; via the coding sequence ATGAAAAGGGTTATCCTTTTGACCATAGTTGTGATATTCGGTTTAGCATCAGGAATATCCCAGAGCTGTCTTCCAGAGGGTATTTCCTTCAGCACGCAAGCCCAGATTGATGGTTTTCATATCGATTACCCGGGATGTACTCAAATTGAAGGGGATGTAACGATCTCAGGTTCAGACATTGAAAATCTGGATGGCTTAAATGTATTAATATCTGTTAACGGAAACCTAAAGATAAAATCGAATATAATTTTAAGTGAATTGTCAGGTCTGCAGAACCTGGAGTATCTGGGCGGTGACCTGCGCATTGAGCAAAATAATGTACTTGAAAATCTTCAGGGGCTCAACAACCTGGTAAACATAAACGGTGATCTGATCATCGGGGATATTGAACTGGGACCTTATCCTTACAGCACTGGAAATCCCTTACTCACCAGTTTGACCGGACTGAACAATCTTGCATCCATTGAGGGGAGCTTAAAGTTATGCGGCAATTACTCCCTTACTTCCCTTTCAGGACTTGAAAACCTCACATATATATCGGAAAATCTGCAGGTTGGAGGCATTGAGTTTGTATATGGTTTCACCTTTGGGAATCCATTACTGTTAAATTTACAAGGACTGACACGATTATCTGCCATTGGCGGAGGCCTGTTCATAGCCGGAAACAGTAACCTTGCCAATCTATCCGGCCTGGATTCTCTAACCTCTGTTAGCCAGAATTGCTGGTTCGACTGGAATGAATCTCTGGCAACCCTGCAGGGAATAAACCAGCTTGGATCTATCGGAGGAAGCCTTTTTATCCGCTGGAATAATGCACTGAAAAACATCAGTAGCCTCGAAAATATCGCAACCCATTCCATTCAGGATCTTGAAATCAGATACAACGATTCTCTTGCTGAATGCAATATAAAAAGTATATGTGAATACCTGGCAAGCCCTGGCGCAGTAGTTACCATCGATTACAATGCCAATGGCTGCAACAGCCCTGATGAGGTGGAAGAAGCTTGTGAATCAATGGGGCTTAAACCCTTATTATACAACTGGCATTTGGCAGTTGGTTTTTTCCCGAACCCCTTCTGTAATTCCATCACTATGGAATACGAATTGGTGAAGTGTGCAAGAACCCATCTGATTGTTTACGATTTTCTGGGAAAGGAAATGGCAACATTGGTAAATGGACTTCAACCTAAAGGTCAACACTTGTTGCAATGGGATGCCACAAACTTACCTGAGGGAATATATTTTTATCATTTACAGGTAGAAGACCAGATCCTGACTGGAAAGCTGGTAAAGTTTCAGGCGATGCACTAA
- a CDS encoding T9SS type A sorting domain-containing protein, with the protein MRKVYLFLFLILCSGISAKGQGCLPMGISFNSQMAIDSFSSYYPSCSWIEGYVTINGSNITNLNGLNVLDSISGNLLIITNQNLSSLAGLDHLQSVRGSLTITGNPMLISLAALENLTYTGRGLVIADNDQLIDLQGLQGLKSLKEDLIIVLNDVLVNLTGLGEVETILNSMWIKDNLSMVDFSGLEKLYAVGNDVAIEKNNSLLGFNGLDHLESIGGNLTIAGNPSLINLKGLENLTSVRKNIDIGTQNNGNSRLLNTDGLQGLTTLPGYLMIQSNDALVSLYGLDNLQTVRGDLGIAYNDSLSTLSGLGKLNSVEGSFWITNNSSLTSLEALDSLQDLGPSLFIQFNPLLLSLEGLENVNAASLGYLNISFNNSLSSCDVKSICDYLAVPLASADISKNASGCNNRGEVETACAYSVEEAENSVELSIYPNPCNSHATLTFQLREKKNVRIEIHSPIGQTILLISEKQFPAGVQKAEWDTSGMPAGIYFVRFTAGEDVGIRKIIVLK; encoded by the coding sequence ATGAGAAAAGTATATCTTTTTTTGTTCCTGATCCTCTGTTCAGGTATCTCGGCAAAAGGCCAGGGATGCCTTCCTATGGGTATCTCATTCAACTCCCAAATGGCGATCGATAGCTTTTCGTCCTATTATCCAAGCTGCAGCTGGATTGAGGGTTATGTTACCATAAACGGAAGCAATATCACTAACCTTAACGGGTTGAACGTTCTGGATTCAATCAGTGGTAATTTGCTGATCATCACCAATCAAAACTTATCCTCACTTGCTGGTTTGGATCATCTCCAATCGGTGAGGGGATCGCTCACTATCACAGGAAACCCAATGCTGATAAGCCTGGCAGCATTGGAAAATCTGACTTATACCGGGCGTGGACTTGTGATTGCTGATAACGACCAACTCATTGATTTGCAAGGGTTGCAGGGTTTGAAATCGTTGAAGGAAGATCTTATCATTGTATTAAATGATGTACTAGTAAACCTGACCGGATTAGGAGAAGTTGAAACCATCCTTAATTCAATGTGGATAAAAGATAATCTATCAATGGTTGACTTTTCCGGATTGGAAAAGCTCTATGCGGTGGGCAATGATGTTGCGATTGAAAAAAACAATTCACTATTAGGATTCAATGGATTGGATCACCTCGAATCGATAGGAGGGAACCTTACGATCGCTGGAAATCCTTCACTAATTAACCTTAAGGGATTGGAAAATCTTACTTCTGTCAGGAAGAACATTGATATAGGCACCCAAAATAATGGCAATTCCCGACTTTTAAATACTGATGGATTGCAGGGTCTGACTACACTCCCAGGTTACCTCATGATACAATCAAACGATGCACTGGTTTCGCTTTATGGCCTGGATAACCTTCAAACTGTCCGGGGTGATCTTGGTATCGCTTACAATGACTCACTTTCAACACTCTCTGGATTAGGTAAGCTAAACTCTGTTGAGGGGAGTTTCTGGATTACTAACAATTCATCCCTTACCAGCCTGGAGGCACTTGATTCACTCCAGGATCTTGGCCCCAGTTTGTTTATTCAGTTCAATCCTTTGTTATTATCCCTTGAAGGGCTTGAAAATGTTAATGCTGCTTCCCTGGGTTACCTGAACATCTCTTTTAATAATTCATTGTCTTCCTGTGATGTTAAGAGTATCTGTGATTACCTTGCCGTTCCGCTGGCCTCTGCAGATATCAGCAAAAATGCTTCGGGCTGCAATAACCGGGGAGAAGTGGAAACAGCCTGTGCCTATAGCGTTGAAGAAGCGGAGAATTCAGTTGAATTGAGTATTTATCCAAATCCATGCAACTCTCATGCTACCCTGACTTTTCAACTTCGGGAAAAGAAGAACGTCAGAATTGAAATTCATTCTCCCATCGGACAGACAATTCTTCTCATTTCGGAAAAACAATTCCCGGCAGGTGTTCAGAAGGCTGAATGGGATACCTCAGGGATGCCAGCAGGTATTTACTTTGTGCGCTTCACAGCAGGGGAAGATGTGGGAATAAGAAAGATCATTGTATTAAAGTGA
- a CDS encoding YceI family protein: MKNIVMYIAILGLAVFVSCAGPKGDKAKVTEADTIVANTEGADQFNIDPSGSMVEWIGYKPTGQHNGTLNIKSGALYLSEGIPVGGEFIIDMQSIKVLDLEDPDMNGKLTGHLRSADFFDVDNHSEGKFVITRIVKNKTGSPAYTLSGNLTIKNITKSISFGADIQSDGATASGKTPPFSVDRTDFEIKYKSNKFIEGLKDDFINDEFSLAITIVGKKPV; this comes from the coding sequence ATGAAAAACATCGTAATGTATATTGCTATCCTGGGTTTGGCTGTATTTGTATCCTGCGCAGGACCTAAAGGAGATAAAGCAAAAGTAACAGAAGCCGACACTATTGTCGCAAATACCGAAGGTGCCGATCAATTTAATATCGATCCTTCCGGCAGTATGGTTGAATGGATTGGTTACAAACCCACCGGCCAGCATAACGGTACACTAAACATTAAATCGGGGGCGCTTTATCTTAGTGAAGGTATCCCTGTTGGTGGTGAATTCATCATCGATATGCAGAGTATTAAGGTACTAGACCTTGAAGATCCGGACATGAATGGAAAGCTTACCGGTCACCTTCGTTCAGCAGATTTTTTTGATGTGGACAACCATTCAGAAGGAAAATTTGTGATAACACGCATCGTTAAGAACAAGACCGGCTCTCCAGCCTATACACTCAGTGGAAACCTTACCATTAAAAATATCACCAAGAGTATCTCCTTTGGTGCCGATATTCAATCGGACGGAGCAACTGCCAGCGGTAAAACACCACCTTTCTCAGTAGACCGCACTGATTTTGAAATCAAATACAAATCAAATAAGTTTATTGAAGGACTCAAGGATGATTTCATCAATGATGAATTTTCCCTGGCAATAACGATTGTCGGGAAAAAACCAGTGTAA
- a CDS encoding O-acetylhomoserine aminocarboxypropyltransferase/cysteine synthase: MDTKGVNFYVEAGKRSMEWHKNHLEEMRKCRFDTIAVHGIYSMQEALDFNQGALIEPVYMATSQGYRDSDEMEAALSYQIPTWCYSRIANPSMYYYEGVLALLEGYGSGLETSCIGTASGMAAIQSAVDPFLVIDPKRPGASMNFVATCQVYGGTFQQFAIRKEKEKGIEWRRVCNSNIIDDWEKLIDENTRFLYGEMPSNPSQAFFDLEKVAELAHKYGLPLIIDSTVATPALLRPIQHGADIVVQSVTKSLASSGFSICGAVISRKNIISNIDNDEMKADFCTYLKLLPNRDNGPNISPMNAVLALSDIRTIRSRMDLVCRSTQVIAEYLEKHPAIEGVDYLGLESHPLHELASRYMYLVDSEFDALYGKKVNRYGHLMSFRVKGGAKATRQVFDAFQRIYRATDLGRIKSVATIPAISTHSQQGEEGRKLANIPDNLIRLCVGGEHPQDVINDLEQALESLKGKKVIATSPEYSAGGASSAKLR, translated from the coding sequence ATGGACACTAAGGGAGTCAATTTTTATGTGGAAGCCGGTAAGCGCTCCATGGAATGGCACAAAAATCATCTGGAAGAGATGCGTAAGTGCCGGTTTGATACCATTGCCGTTCACGGAATCTATTCGATGCAGGAAGCCCTGGATTTTAACCAGGGAGCATTGATTGAACCTGTTTACATGGCCACTTCACAGGGATACCGAGACTCGGATGAAATGGAAGCAGCCTTAAGCTACCAGATTCCCACCTGGTGTTATTCCAGGATTGCAAATCCCAGCATGTATTATTATGAAGGAGTTCTGGCTTTACTTGAAGGTTATGGTTCCGGTTTGGAAACCTCTTGTATTGGAACTGCGTCCGGCATGGCTGCCATACAAAGTGCTGTTGACCCTTTCCTCGTGATCGATCCCAAAAGGCCTGGTGCCAGCATGAATTTTGTTGCAACATGCCAGGTTTATGGAGGCACATTTCAGCAGTTTGCTATCCGGAAAGAGAAAGAAAAGGGAATTGAATGGAGAAGGGTTTGCAACTCAAATATTATTGATGACTGGGAAAAGCTGATTGATGAGAATACCCGTTTCCTTTATGGTGAAATGCCTAGTAATCCCTCACAGGCATTTTTCGACCTGGAGAAAGTAGCCGAACTGGCTCATAAATATGGGCTACCGCTGATCATTGACTCTACGGTTGCAACACCCGCTTTATTGCGACCTATTCAGCATGGTGCCGACATTGTGGTTCAGAGTGTTACCAAGTCGCTTGCATCAAGTGGTTTTTCCATTTGCGGAGCTGTGATTTCACGTAAAAACATCATTTCCAATATCGACAATGATGAAATGAAAGCTGATTTCTGCACTTATCTCAAATTGCTGCCTAACAGGGACAATGGCCCAAATATTTCCCCAATGAATGCAGTTCTTGCATTAAGCGATATCAGAACTATCCGTTCAAGAATGGATTTAGTCTGCCGCTCCACTCAGGTTATTGCAGAGTACCTTGAAAAACATCCTGCAATTGAAGGCGTAGATTACCTGGGACTGGAATCACATCCACTTCATGAACTGGCTTCGAGGTATATGTACCTTGTCGATTCTGAATTTGATGCCTTATATGGGAAGAAGGTGAACAGATATGGTCACCTGATGTCATTCAGGGTAAAAGGCGGGGCAAAAGCCACACGGCAGGTTTTTGATGCATTCCAAAGAATATATCGTGCTACAGACTTAGGAAGAATCAAATCTGTTGCAACGATTCCTGCCATCAGCACCCATTCCCAGCAAGGAGAAGAAGGCAGGAAACTTGCCAATATCCCTGATAACCTTATTCGGTTGTGTGTTGGCGGGGAACATCCGCAGGATGTTATAAATGACCTTGAACAAGCCCTGGAAAGTCTGAAAGGTAAAAAAGTCATAGCTACTTCACCAGAATACTCAGCAGGAGGTGCCTCCTCAGCAAAATTAAGATAA